One window of Sulfurospirillum sp. 1612 genomic DNA carries:
- a CDS encoding ABC transporter substrate-binding protein, whose amino-acid sequence MKKISTIAASVALIASMSYAKEVKIGVVLPITGPLAAFGQTSRDGLMIAYDQNHKLKNGDTVKLVILDDRGDKVEAATATKRLIDKDKVTAILGEVASSNSMAMAPIAEKSKTPMITHASTNPRVTKGKKFVTRACFIDPFQGAVEAKYALQNGYKTAFMVTDAKQDYSVGLSKAFKKAYLAGGGKILGRALINSGDKDFNAQVSAIKAKNPSIVSFTGYYPEGALMVRQARAVGVKAPFIGGDGVGFPELIKIGGKASEGFLYSDHYNEAAATSDVAKAYVAAFHKKYNKTSDSMGALAADAYNMILAAMNKCDDPTNKICVNTNLRNTKNFQGVTGIINIDKRGDAVKSAVVNVVKDGKLAYSATVNP is encoded by the coding sequence ATGAAAAAGATTTCTACTATTGCAGCAAGTGTTGCATTGATTGCTAGCATGTCGTATGCTAAAGAAGTGAAAATAGGTGTGGTACTTCCTATTACAGGTCCTCTTGCAGCTTTTGGGCAAACCAGTCGAGATGGCTTGATGATAGCGTATGATCAAAATCATAAACTAAAAAATGGCGATACTGTGAAGCTTGTCATTCTCGATGATCGAGGTGATAAAGTAGAAGCCGCAACGGCTACTAAAAGATTGATTGACAAGGATAAAGTCACTGCAATTTTAGGTGAAGTAGCAAGTAGTAATTCTATGGCGATGGCTCCAATAGCAGAAAAATCAAAAACTCCGATGATTACTCATGCATCTACCAATCCAAGAGTTACAAAAGGCAAAAAATTTGTCACTCGTGCATGTTTTATTGATCCATTCCAAGGAGCTGTTGAAGCAAAATATGCATTACAAAATGGTTATAAGACAGCCTTTATGGTAACCGATGCAAAACAAGACTATTCAGTAGGGCTTTCAAAAGCATTTAAAAAAGCTTATTTAGCCGGTGGTGGTAAAATCTTGGGACGCGCGCTTATCAACTCAGGTGACAAAGACTTTAATGCGCAAGTTTCTGCGATTAAAGCAAAAAATCCAAGCATTGTATCTTTTACTGGTTATTATCCAGAAGGTGCTTTGATGGTAAGACAAGCCAGAGCTGTTGGTGTTAAAGCACCATTTATCGGCGGTGATGGTGTTGGTTTTCCAGAACTTATCAAAATTGGTGGTAAAGCATCAGAAGGATTCTTGTACAGTGATCACTACAATGAAGCAGCCGCAACATCTGATGTTGCAAAAGCATATGTTGCAGCATTTCACAAGAAATACAACAAAACATCAGATTCAATGGGTGCTCTAGCCGCCGATGCTTATAATATGATTTTGGCAGCTATGAACAAATGTGATGACCCAACCAACAAAATTTGTGTCAATACAAATCTTAGAAATACCAAAAACTTCCAAGGTGTTACAGGTATTATCAATATAGACAAACGCGGTGACGCTGTGAAATCAGCTGTCGTCAATGTGGTTAAAGATGGCAAACTCGCCTATTCAGCAACTGTAAATCCATAA
- a CDS encoding ABC transporter ATP-binding protein: protein MILQLQNITMKFGGVTAIDDLSFNVKTGEIFGLIGPNGAGKTTLFNIVTGNYTQTSGKVIFNGNELSGIKPNMIVKKGIARTFQNIRLFKSMNVLENVLIGYHNQATYNYFESILRLPRHFSYEKMIKKSAMEMLEKFGIADLAMANASALSYGNQRKVEIARALATNPRLLLLDEPAAGMNPSETEDLSNIIKKVKDEYALSILLIEHDMKFVNNMCDKVLVLDYGEEIFEGKPSDAIVDEKVVAAYLGDFKHA, encoded by the coding sequence ATGATCCTTCAATTACAAAACATTACCATGAAATTTGGTGGAGTAACAGCGATAGATGATTTGTCCTTTAACGTCAAAACCGGTGAAATCTTTGGTTTGATTGGTCCAAATGGTGCTGGAAAAACGACACTGTTTAATATCGTGACGGGGAATTACACGCAGACGAGTGGAAAAGTAATCTTTAATGGCAATGAACTCTCCGGTATCAAGCCCAATATGATTGTGAAAAAAGGGATTGCGAGAACTTTTCAAAATATTCGATTATTTAAAAGTATGAATGTTTTAGAAAATGTTCTGATAGGATATCACAATCAGGCAACGTATAATTATTTTGAATCGATTTTGAGATTACCTCGACACTTTTCTTATGAAAAAATGATCAAAAAATCAGCGATGGAAATGCTAGAAAAATTTGGAATTGCAGATTTAGCTATGGCAAATGCTTCAGCGCTCAGTTATGGAAATCAAAGAAAAGTTGAAATCGCTAGAGCGTTGGCTACTAACCCTCGATTATTATTGCTCGATGAACCAGCAGCAGGGATGAATCCAAGTGAAACTGAGGATTTGTCAAATATTATCAAAAAAGTTAAAGATGAGTATGCTTTGAGTATTTTATTGATTGAACATGATATGAAGTTTGTCAATAACATGTGTGACAAAGTACTGGTACTTGATTATGGAGAAGAGATTTTTGAGGGAAAACCAAGCGACGCTATTGTAGATGAAAAAGTTGTTGCAGCGTATTTGGGGGATTTTAAACATGCTTAA
- a CDS encoding branched-chain amino acid ABC transporter permease has translation MKIIKLSFLVIAILFVLFAQNNLDPYTVSILNNIAIFAILGLSYNLINGVTGQFSLEPNGFVAIGAYVTSLLLLPAATKIDMFALEDPAPIILALNSNFFVALLASGVVAAILAFILSIPVFRVRGDYLAIVTLGFGFIIRIVAMNSPEYTNGAMGLNDIPSVANLYWTGFIAIVTFVIMLNIIYSKYGRAMKAVRDDEDAATAMGINTFWIKTYAFMTSAFFEGVGGGLMASLLTTIAPDQFTFLLTFQLLIIIVLGGLGSMSGTIIGAILVMGGTEWLRFLDQNMDIFGYNTGAHPGLRMVVFSILLIILMLFARRGLFGNKELTDFFRRRNR, from the coding sequence ATGAAAATAATAAAATTATCATTTTTAGTCATTGCGATATTATTTGTGTTGTTTGCTCAAAACAATTTAGACCCTTATACTGTTAGCATACTCAATAATATAGCAATTTTTGCAATTTTAGGTTTGAGTTACAACCTAATCAATGGGGTTACGGGGCAATTTTCACTTGAGCCCAATGGCTTTGTTGCCATCGGTGCGTATGTGACATCACTTTTGTTGTTACCTGCTGCTACAAAAATAGATATGTTTGCACTCGAAGACCCAGCACCCATTATTTTGGCACTTAATAGTAACTTTTTTGTAGCATTGCTAGCCAGTGGCGTGGTCGCGGCCATTTTAGCTTTTATTCTCTCAATCCCGGTTTTTAGGGTTCGAGGTGATTATCTTGCGATTGTCACTTTAGGATTTGGTTTTATCATTCGAATTGTAGCAATGAACTCTCCTGAATACACCAATGGTGCGATGGGACTCAATGATATACCAAGTGTTGCCAATCTATATTGGACAGGCTTTATTGCAATTGTTACTTTTGTCATCATGCTCAATATTATTTATTCAAAATATGGAAGAGCGATGAAGGCAGTAAGAGATGATGAAGATGCTGCTACAGCGATGGGAATTAATACATTTTGGATTAAGACTTACGCATTTATGACCAGTGCATTTTTTGAAGGTGTTGGTGGTGGATTGATGGCCTCACTCTTGACAACCATTGCCCCAGATCAATTTACATTCTTACTGACATTCCAACTTTTGATTATCATCGTTTTGGGTGGACTTGGATCGATGAGTGGCACAATAATCGGTGCAATATTAGTCATGGGAGGTACTGAATGGTTGAGATTCTTGGATCAAAATATGGATATATTCGGCTATAACACAGGAGCACATCCGGGGCTTCGTATGGTAGTATTCTCCATCTTATTGATTATCTTGATGCTTTTTGCTCGAAGAGGACTTTTTGGCAATAAAGAATTAACGGATTTTTTTAGAAGGAGAAATCGATGA
- a CDS encoding branched-chain amino acid ABC transporter permease, protein MDLLTFTQQMINGISLGSMYALIAIGYTLVYGVLRLINFAHGDIMMVGAFVAYVAQSHGVPFELAVILAIIAAMVTGILTDKIAYKPLRNAPKISLLITAIGISFFLENLFNVLFGGVPRAFDAPNYLTKVIHVDGIIIPVTVIIIPIVTIALLFVLLWILGRTKYGMAIRSLAFDIPTVKLMGINADVIIMLVFAMGSALAAVGGVFYAVSYPSIDPLMGVIVGLKAFAAAVLGGIGSVTGAVLGGFILGFTEIVVVAFMPELGGYKDAFAFVFLILVLLFKPTGIMGQDLERSRF, encoded by the coding sequence ATGGATTTATTAACTTTCACACAACAGATGATAAATGGAATAAGCTTAGGTAGTATGTACGCGCTCATCGCCATAGGTTATACATTGGTATATGGTGTATTGCGATTGATTAACTTTGCTCATGGTGATATCATGATGGTGGGTGCTTTTGTTGCATACGTGGCACAATCTCATGGCGTCCCTTTTGAATTAGCTGTTATATTAGCCATTATTGCTGCTATGGTAACAGGTATTTTAACAGATAAGATCGCCTATAAACCACTGCGAAATGCACCAAAAATCTCACTACTCATCACGGCAATTGGTATCAGTTTCTTTTTAGAGAATCTTTTCAACGTTCTTTTTGGTGGTGTTCCTCGAGCATTTGATGCACCAAATTACTTGACAAAGGTGATACATGTAGATGGTATCATTATTCCTGTTACCGTGATTATCATCCCTATTGTCACTATTGCGCTACTTTTTGTATTGCTTTGGATATTGGGACGCACAAAATACGGTATGGCCATTCGCTCACTTGCTTTTGATATTCCGACGGTCAAGCTCATGGGAATTAATGCTGATGTCATCATCATGTTGGTTTTTGCTATGGGTTCTGCACTCGCGGCAGTCGGGGGTGTTTTTTATGCGGTGAGTTATCCATCTATTGATCCTCTGATGGGGGTTATTGTGGGACTGAAAGCTTTTGCAGCTGCGGTACTTGGTGGAATCGGAAGCGTGACCGGAGCGGTATTAGGAGGATTTATCCTCGGATTTACAGAGATAGTTGTTGTGGCATTTATGCCAGAACTTGGTGGATATAAAGATGCTTTTGCATTTGTTTTCTTGATTTTAGTCTTATTGTTTAAGCCAACAGGCATCATGGGACAAGATTTAGAACGAAGTCGATTTTAG
- the ccsA gene encoding cytochrome c biogenesis protein CcsA, with the protein MNKLFKSLMSMRTVILLLFIFGVVSGVATFVENDFGTEAAWSIIYTSWWFAAIQVALAILLIYNIFKYKMYKFEKLPAFLFHLGFIVILIGAGVTRYFGYEGILHIRNGMSADRMLSNTPYVTVSAIKGDKKYETSLKKLLSTISNNQFDMKLDVAGDVANISFKKYIPNAVTKLVSDPKGVATVTMLVSVNGRPDNVTLRKGQVYEAGNNLIAFDAPVGQTTKNVIQIYVKNNKFYIDSAKAIGWFRMADRARGGFAANQENEWTTGKLYTVGAINIAPRQMLVHAKEKIVSETNPMFNRPGMKLSALTMNVTYKGKSEDVTVFGRGKGAKGIAKKVVIAGTPFEFEWGSRTIKLPFKIKLLEFQLERYPGSMSPMSYASEVEVLDKANNVHMPYRIYMNHVLNYGGYRFFQSSYDQDEMGTILSVNKDPGKWPTYLGYFLLGLGLFFNLLNPKSRFRKLANMVQRDANKMKSLLMAFFIALSFFGANQAKADDQIWKSLTQFQKQSADNFGTILVQSADGRIKPIDTLSTDILNKVYRGTNYKGLDSNQVILGMIASPQEWQTQKMIYVFHPTIKKILGMKADEKYATFNQFFVTNNDGGSYKLAKYAEEASRKKPSARNKFDKDVLKVDERLNICYMVYTGDLLKIIPKINDQSNKWFSPKQALTTFPKSEANDVRKLLSEYFNGIAIGLKSGNWSDADDAIGAIKKYQVMYASEIIPSKSKIAAEMFFNKARIFQRLTPVYLLSGLILLMFVFAKMLKPKLNIKIVTKIMFWIILLGFAAHTIGLILRGYIDGHAPWSNGYESMIYIAWAITLSGIFFSRQAVIALSLTSILAGVTLFVAHLSWMDPQITTLVPVLNSYWLDIHVSVITASYGFLGLCALLGFFTLILFIFRQPKADTIRAKEIDRSIIEATRINEMAMILGLSLLTIGNFLGGVWANESWGRYWGWDPKETWALVSILIFASVVHFRFVPKLSNPFAFAVASTLAYASIIMTYFGVNFYLSGMHSYATGDPVPIPTFVYYTVATVFAVIVLAFRNRHMDKKL; encoded by the coding sequence ATGAATAAGCTTTTTAAATCATTAATGTCTATGAGGACAGTGATTTTACTTCTTTTTATTTTTGGTGTCGTAAGTGGTGTTGCCACTTTTGTAGAGAACGATTTCGGTACGGAAGCTGCATGGTCGATTATCTACACAAGCTGGTGGTTTGCTGCGATACAAGTCGCTCTTGCAATTTTACTGATTTATAATATTTTTAAATATAAAATGTATAAATTTGAAAAGTTGCCGGCCTTTTTATTTCATCTTGGCTTTATTGTCATTTTGATTGGAGCAGGGGTAACGCGCTATTTTGGATACGAAGGTATCTTGCATATCAGAAATGGCATGAGCGCAGATCGTATGCTCTCCAATACGCCTTATGTCACCGTCAGCGCTATCAAAGGTGACAAAAAATACGAAACCAGTCTCAAAAAACTTTTATCTACGATTAGTAACAATCAGTTTGATATGAAGTTAGATGTCGCCGGTGATGTGGCCAATATCAGTTTTAAAAAATACATCCCTAATGCGGTCACAAAGTTGGTTTCTGATCCAAAGGGAGTCGCGACAGTTACCATGTTGGTCAGTGTCAATGGACGACCTGATAATGTGACATTGCGAAAAGGACAAGTCTACGAAGCGGGAAATAATCTCATTGCTTTTGATGCCCCTGTGGGACAAACGACTAAAAATGTCATTCAAATTTATGTAAAGAATAATAAATTTTATATTGATTCTGCGAAAGCTATCGGTTGGTTTAGGATGGCAGATCGTGCGCGGGGAGGTTTTGCGGCCAATCAAGAAAATGAATGGACAACAGGCAAACTTTATACCGTCGGTGCGATCAATATTGCACCACGTCAGATGTTAGTGCATGCCAAAGAAAAAATTGTGAGTGAAACCAATCCGATGTTTAATCGTCCTGGCATGAAACTCTCAGCGCTCACCATGAACGTCACATACAAAGGAAAATCTGAAGATGTGACCGTATTTGGCCGGGGCAAAGGTGCCAAAGGAATTGCCAAAAAAGTGGTGATTGCCGGAACACCATTTGAATTTGAATGGGGCAGTCGCACCATTAAACTACCTTTTAAAATCAAATTATTAGAATTTCAACTAGAACGCTATCCTGGTTCTATGTCGCCGATGTCTTATGCCAGTGAAGTAGAAGTATTAGACAAAGCGAATAATGTTCATATGCCATATCGGATTTATATGAATCATGTGTTAAATTATGGTGGTTACCGATTTTTTCAATCATCATATGACCAAGATGAGATGGGAACCATCCTTTCTGTCAACAAAGACCCAGGTAAATGGCCAACCTATTTGGGGTATTTCTTGTTGGGACTTGGATTGTTTTTCAATCTCTTAAATCCAAAAAGTAGATTTAGAAAGTTGGCAAATATGGTACAAAGGGATGCAAACAAAATGAAATCGCTTCTTATGGCATTTTTTATCGCCTTGAGTTTTTTTGGTGCGAATCAAGCCAAAGCAGATGATCAAATCTGGAAAAGTCTAACACAATTTCAAAAACAGAGTGCCGATAATTTTGGTACGATATTAGTACAAAGTGCCGATGGTCGAATCAAGCCTATTGATACGCTCTCTACCGATATTCTCAACAAAGTTTATCGTGGTACCAATTACAAAGGTTTAGATTCAAATCAAGTGATTTTGGGGATGATTGCCAGCCCACAAGAGTGGCAAACTCAAAAAATGATTTATGTATTTCATCCAACAATCAAAAAAATATTAGGAATGAAAGCAGACGAAAAATATGCAACATTTAATCAATTTTTTGTGACTAATAACGATGGAGGCTCTTATAAACTTGCCAAATATGCAGAAGAGGCGAGCAGAAAAAAACCAAGTGCACGAAATAAATTTGACAAAGATGTCTTGAAAGTCGATGAACGTCTGAATATTTGTTACATGGTTTATACGGGAGATTTACTGAAAATTATTCCAAAGATTAATGACCAATCAAATAAATGGTTTAGCCCAAAGCAAGCATTAACGACGTTTCCAAAATCTGAAGCGAATGATGTTCGAAAATTATTATCAGAATATTTCAATGGCATCGCTATTGGTTTAAAAAGTGGCAATTGGAGTGATGCTGATGATGCGATTGGCGCGATTAAAAAGTATCAAGTCATGTATGCCTCTGAAATCATACCAAGCAAAAGCAAAATAGCCGCCGAGATGTTTTTTAACAAGGCGCGAATTTTTCAACGATTGACACCGGTATATTTGTTGAGTGGATTAATTTTGTTGATGTTCGTGTTTGCAAAAATGCTCAAACCAAAACTTAACATTAAAATTGTGACAAAAATTATGTTTTGGATTATCCTTTTGGGTTTTGCAGCACATACAATCGGCTTAATTTTGAGAGGATATATCGATGGACACGCCCCATGGAGCAATGGGTATGAGTCGATGATCTACATCGCTTGGGCGATTACGCTCTCTGGGATATTTTTCTCACGCCAAGCCGTCATTGCACTCTCGTTGACCTCCATACTCGCCGGTGTGACACTCTTTGTGGCACATCTTAGTTGGATGGACCCACAGATTACAACCTTGGTTCCGGTGCTAAATTCTTATTGGCTAGATATTCATGTCTCGGTCATTACGGCAAGTTATGGTTTCTTGGGATTGTGTGCACTTTTGGGATTCTTTACTTTGATTTTGTTTATTTTCAGACAACCAAAAGCCGATACCATACGAGCAAAAGAGATCGATAGAAGTATCATAGAAGCGACAAGGATTAACGAAATGGCGATGATACTTGGTCTTAGTTTACTGACTATCGGAAACTTTCTTGGTGGTGTTTGGGCCAATGAATCGTGGGGACGATATTGGGGTTGGGATCCAAAAGAGACTTGGGCTCTTGTCTCGATTTTGATTTTTGCCTCAGTGGTGCATTTTAGATTTGTTCCAAAACTCAGTAATCCATTTGCCTTTGCTGTGGCTTCTACCTTGGCATACGCTTCAATCATCATGACCTACTTCGGGGTGAATTTTTACCTCTCTGGTATGCACTCTTATGCCACCGGGGATCCCGTTCCGATTCCGACATTTGTCTATTATACTGTCGCGACAGTATTTGCTGTGATTGTGTTAGCTTTTAGAAACCGACACATGGACAAAAAACTCTAA
- a CDS encoding ABC transporter ATP-binding protein, translated as MLKVENLEVYYGVIAAVRGISFEVTEGEIVSLIGSNGAGKTSTLEAILNSTKRKGTVSFGGYDTKHHKTHTMVQRGLSLVPEGRRVFINLTVEENLRMGAFNNDENYEHLRKQMYKLFPRIEQKKRQLAGTLSGGEQQMLAIARALMCEPKLLMLDEPSLGLAPKIVGEVFDTIVRLRDEGITILLVEQNAFAALNISDRAYVLENGQIVMDGKASDMIGDDSIRQKYLGG; from the coding sequence ATGCTTAAAGTCGAAAATTTAGAAGTTTATTATGGCGTTATTGCTGCAGTACGGGGCATTAGTTTTGAAGTGACAGAAGGAGAAATTGTCTCATTGATCGGCTCAAATGGAGCGGGTAAAACCTCTACGCTTGAGGCGATTTTAAACAGTACTAAAAGAAAAGGTACGGTCTCTTTTGGTGGTTATGATACCAAACATCATAAGACTCATACGATGGTGCAAAGAGGACTCTCTCTGGTACCTGAGGGACGTCGGGTATTTATTAATCTTACGGTAGAAGAGAATTTACGTATGGGTGCTTTCAATAATGATGAAAATTACGAACACCTTAGAAAGCAGATGTACAAACTTTTTCCTAGAATTGAACAAAAAAAACGACAACTTGCAGGCACGCTAAGCGGTGGTGAGCAACAGATGCTAGCGATAGCTAGAGCCTTGATGTGTGAGCCAAAACTATTGATGTTAGATGAACCAAGTTTGGGTCTCGCGCCGAAAATTGTCGGGGAAGTATTCGATACGATTGTGAGACTAAGAGATGAGGGAATCACCATCTTGCTAGTAGAACAAAATGCCTTTGCTGCATTGAATATTTCAGATCGAGCTTATGTTCTGGAAAATGGACAAATCGTTATGGATGGCAAGGCTAGTGATATGATTGGTGATGACTCTATCAGACAAAAATATCTCGGTGGATAA
- a CDS encoding CinA family protein, producing the protein MSSSLIIVGESILYNPSFMDYIMRTLKQHVSFFNSIKLIDKNDSNFFIELEEMIHKYEQTIVIAQEDSFNFVNKIFSTLDNDNLVLKDNMLIPSKTLVYEAHSYIMKKDEHLINVMCVNENETLPQVLINTAFTSRTFTIVDIDMDSINVLLEPLCETYEIKINATAIIAGWTCVNAKANKYGNLENFLKAVKSLFAHKYIETDNVIQHITERLEKNEKKITAVESCTGGLISSMLTKQAGVSSVFDGGLVTYANTIKESWLGVSAQTLEKYGAVSEACVQEMLDGALQASHADYALATSGIAGPSGGSAQKPVGTVFVGAKIAGGLTRIERLLLHGDRIYIQKQSAYHAFKLLLQIEKTLF; encoded by the coding sequence ATGAGCAGTTCACTGATTATTGTCGGAGAATCCATCCTCTACAATCCCTCATTTATGGATTATATAATGCGGACTTTAAAACAGCACGTTTCGTTCTTTAATTCCATTAAACTGATTGACAAAAATGATAGTAATTTTTTCATAGAATTAGAAGAGATGATTCACAAATATGAACAAACCATCGTCATTGCACAAGAGGACTCTTTTAATTTTGTCAACAAAATATTCTCGACTCTTGACAATGATAACTTAGTGTTGAAAGACAATATGTTGATTCCGTCAAAAACGCTCGTTTATGAGGCGCATTCTTATATCATGAAGAAAGATGAGCATCTTATTAATGTCATGTGTGTCAATGAAAATGAAACACTCCCTCAAGTTCTCATCAATACGGCCTTTACATCAAGAACCTTTACTATTGTTGATATTGATATGGATTCTATCAATGTATTACTTGAGCCTCTTTGTGAAACTTATGAAATCAAAATCAACGCGACGGCGATTATCGCCGGATGGACTTGTGTGAATGCCAAAGCCAATAAATATGGAAATTTAGAAAATTTCTTGAAAGCTGTCAAATCTCTTTTTGCTCACAAATACATTGAAACCGATAATGTAATTCAACATATTACGGAGCGTTTAGAGAAAAACGAGAAAAAAATCACCGCCGTAGAAAGTTGCACTGGTGGATTGATTAGTTCTATGCTCACCAAGCAAGCGGGTGTTTCTTCTGTTTTTGATGGTGGATTGGTCACATATGCCAATACGATTAAAGAATCATGGCTCGGAGTCAGCGCACAAACTTTAGAAAAATACGGGGCGGTCAGTGAGGCTTGTGTGCAAGAGATGTTAGATGGCGCCCTACAAGCCAGTCATGCAGATTATGCACTTGCGACAAGTGGCATCGCTGGTCCTAGTGGCGGCAGTGCACAAAAACCAGTCGGCACGGTTTTTGTTGGCGCCAAAATTGCGGGTGGTCTCACGCGCATTGAAAGATTGTTGCTTCATGGAGACCGAATATACATCCAAAAACAGAGCGCTTATCATGCATTTAAATTGCTATTACAGATTGAAAAAACACTCTTTTGA